CATGTAATAGTAacaagtatttattttttttcaaaaaaaaaaatccaagataagaacaacaaaaacaatataatatttttatttatttgctacAAGGCCAACAAAAACTatacaattttttcttcttctctagcattaaatattctttcaaaatgaataattacaaaataaaaaaattgaaaaagaaaatatcatGGTGTCATCATTAATTCCATGTAGTCCAATCAAATACATCACATGGCTTTGCCACCACCACCCACACCTTCCCATCTCAAGTTGCTACCTTTGGGATGTTGAtcattatcaaaaaaaataatcttaaactgacatagaaaataatattttttaaaattttatattctgtAGAATAGGTTACGATAACATAACTAAATTATTCTTTCTTACTatcttataaataataatttttttattaaaaaaagattgtTATTTTAGAGCCAAGTTAGTGTCGAAGAGATGTAAATAAGGATGCAATTGGATTCGAACGCATGGAACTCACATTTCAATATGCTTCGAATGAGACTGCAGGTGAGagtcaaaaataagaaaaaaataaaatttatcctgAATCTGTCCTAACCTGATAAGACAATGGAGCAAAAAGAGATAGACCTTTTCTTTCCCTTGATTTGTTTGATCcgctaaaaatttattaaaaatttgcttCTGTTCTGACGTGTGCTGAATAAAGCAGCaaatggaagaaaaaaaatagaataaaaattaatctaTTCCAAATCCATTCCGATTCGTCAAGAAATCACTCTCGCCCCGAAATCTACACCGTTTGAATCCATAAATGCTGTATTCATAAATTGAATAGAAATGAATAATTAATCCACAACTATAAGCTTAAACTGCATTTGTAGATGTAGCTTCACATTTTgaaaataactaattatttcCCACCCATGCATGAAACCTAATCATAGCACCAATTATATAAACCCCACAAAAAATGATACTTCATTCCAAAATGATAGTTCCCAAAACAGGTAAATACCAACCTCACATTTGAAGATCCTCATTCTTTtgtgtaataaataaataatattttcacaTGCATGATGATCAACAACATTTAGTCCTTTGAGCTgtacctctccctctcctctcacCATCACCTCACGAGAATGCAACAGGGGTAAGtacaaaaagaataattaaaaaaataaaaaataaaaaaggtattttttgATACATTAAAATATAGAGCTTGGCAAGAACACTTCTAGAAATAGATGTTGTCTTTTACTTTTAAAGCTCGTTTGATTGGATATGGTCataaatacagtataattaaatatatatacatttaaaaatataataattataattatatgcatGCATCTTATTTAATTAGatgtaataaaaattacaacagtTATAAATATTCTGTTTGGTTGTATGTTATTTGAAAGCACATGCacgaatttttaatattttatttatgaaatgaTGAGATtattccctatatatatattggaaacGAAAAAAAATGCCGGTGGAACTACAGTCAATTTAAGCGTCATTTCAATTACTGCAGTTGAGCTTTCTCGTACAGTTATAATTGTAGcagttgaattcaaatgcaTCAAAACAAATGCCAAATTTGAATATGTACGAAGTTACAATTATAATACAGTTACAACCACGTGTTATCGAACATCTCCATACATTGTTTTCGCCGGTAAGGCATTCAAATCCACGATTGGCGTCCTAAAATATGATTTATGGGGAATTCGAATATTTTaggtttaatatttttttaaattttctatgtTATTTGCTTACTCTTCAAGTAGTTGACAATTCGTTCATTTTTAATAGCTAGTAAAAAGTAAATTTGACACTGCTTCGTCACTAGACAAATAATATTAGAAACtaataaaatctattttttggAAAGTTTAAATAGCGAGAGCTAtgcttaataaaataaatcgtAGATTCGGATGTTCTATTATGAAAAATACCATGGAGATAAACAActctatatattttcaaaaatataattactttAGTCtaggggggcccacatcatcctaaccgtatatctcttaatccaatggctaaaaatctacaagcaccaataacttggtacttttaaaagcataggagctcaattatatatatatatatatataatagataaatatttttgtggGGAAATAAAGTTTGTATGCATTTTAATTTCCCTTTAGACAAATACACTCTGGAAAGTCAATGGAAGTGTCTCGTGACCTTTgatttttatctaataaaatatctAGTGCCCTTTGAGCTGAAAGCTACCAAGCTTTGTGGGGATTATGGTGCATTTTGGCATCTACCATTTTACTATTAGCTATGGTACAATATATACGAATTTTCATGTAATGAGATTTCATTtggtttatatttaaaatatcagtaatatataatatatataatatataataaaattagctGGTACGAATTTacttcattttaatatttaagctaattttttattttaattaatttatagttgcaagacTCGCgtaaaatatgctaattaaatgtgtaaatataaataatgcattcaaattttaaaatcgaaATATTGTTGacagattcaaattaaataaattaaagattagataaaaaataaaattttgaaaaattaagtaATTGATTCAAAATAGCCCATTCTTGAGATAAGTTCtgaatatttttctcttaaaagtTTACAAAATTTCAATGTAATTTTCTCTTCATTTCACTACGAGCCATGAAATCGGAATACCACTAAAATCAAcaattgaattttataatttttcaacattattttaCTTAAATTAAAGTCTCCATATATACAACAATATTTACGTAGAGACCTGTATGAAACATATGCCAATTCAAGTTAATAATAAAATCCACCAATTTCacattttacaaaattattacaatGCGATTTTGCACCAGTAATTTCGGTAAAAATTTGCATTATTTCCCAAAATTTATGTGCACACATTACCTAATCCAACCACATAAGAGCAAACTATACAGTAGAGAGTATTATATTATTGTCACCGAAAGCAGAAATGAAAGTAAAATCCACTCGCATTCGTGCGATTATCACTTTCCCCCACATTCAGAAACAAAATGAATAACCGGAAAATGTAATTATCTGTTTCGAACGGATCGGAAAGGGGTTCGAGCGTGAAAGAATAAAATGCGAGGCGGTTATCTGCGGATCTTTTAATGCGGCCTGCGGGGGAAAGTGATGAACCATCAAGCAAATGTCATCAGGCAGATTCGACTCTTCAAGAGTCGGGCACATTCAAGGTCTGGAAAAGCTCGGGGAGGTGGGCGTTGGTGAGCTTAGTCCTCCGGCTGATCTCGCGCCTCTTCTTCGGCTTGGGCTTGGAAGTGATACCGTGGACCTGCGCCATGGCCCGCCTTTGGGCCGTGTTGGTCGCGGGCTTCATCCCGTTCTTCTGCAGCTCTTTCTCGATGTCGACCATGTCGCGCGGGAGCTCGATACTACGGAACAGCAGCTTCAGCTCGTCGTCCACCTTTAACGCCACCTTCGGATCGTTAGGGTAGACGATGTCCTCCTGGGAGTCCATGTTCGACAGCAGCCAAACTTGGCCTTGCGTCTTCAAGATCTATGCATGGTCATGTCTGCAGTTAGTCGCCAATTTGACAAGCTAAAAGAGACGCTGCTAACAGGACGGGTCATAACATTCTTCGAGTTGATTCAATGGTTAAATTGGCCCTAGTGGCGAATAGCAAGGAACGGAAACAAACCGAATCCCAGTCTCTAGCAGATTGCCTAGTTTAGAAGACTCAACCACCTTCAAAATCCACTTAACTAGAATTTGTATTGGGCATAGGAGACGGTAAATCACTGGTTATTTCAactttgtaattttctttttctttttttcctttttgtaatGAAAACATCACCTCACAGTCTTAGCATATGCAACCAACACATATAAGCAGCTTAAGTGACAGAATATTCAAAGCAACCTGCAGATCCTCCATAACGGACGGATACGCGTCCTTGACGTCCACAACAGGAAGGCCTTCTGGGAACTTCCTTATCAGGTGGAGCAAGTCGTCTTTGCCCTTCAAATCATGCTTGGCCTGCACAAAGTCGGATACAAAAATAATTACTTTGTAAAGCACTCATTCATTCCTAAATCCTAAAACGAGATTCGAAGATAAAGATACAACACTTGAGGGCACATATTACTGCATTATAAATGAATACCAGTGAAGACATCTGACTATGCGACCCAGTTACGGGGATGCTATTCAGTCAGCCATGTTTTGAATGACCATAAAAGAATCACAAGATAGGAAAACTGCTCCAGTCGCTACTTTTATAATAATTGAGATTTTGGCAACTAGTACTAATCAATGAATCACTTAGAAGATGCTCTATTCAAAACAAAAGGGAGTTAGATTGCATAGCACAATTGCAGCATGAAATATAGTTATAGAAATGTTTCTGAAATCAATTCCTTCTTATTTATCCTCTGTTTTTctcaatttctttgatttttctgaaaaattggAGAACTTTTAGTCAATATCCAAAACTGCAAACTGAAAGAGCCAAAACCACCAAAACCACTGAGATAGAAACTCTGGAAGTGTGGACTGAAAccaaaactgttaaaaaatcaGCAATAAGCCGATG
This Ananas comosus cultivar F153 unplaced genomic scaffold, ASM154086v1, whole genome shotgun sequence DNA region includes the following protein-coding sequences:
- the LOC109704573 gene encoding general transcription factor IIE subunit 2-like isoform X2, encoding MALQESLNKFKQQQEKCQSTLTSIAARSASSKAPQTQRTVSPMNAPSVSTKVPTPAKFSNDTERLQHINNIRKSPVGAQIKRVIDILRETRLAYTPEQINDACYVDIMGNKAVFDSLRNNPKVNYDGKRFSFKAKHDLKGKDDLLHLIRKFPEGLPVVDVKDAYPSVMEDLQILKTQGQVWLLSNMDSQEDIVYPNDPKVALKVDDELKLLFRSIELPRDMVDIEKELQKNGMKPATNTAQRRAMAQVHGITSKPKPKKRREISRRTKLTNAHLPELFQTLNVPDS
- the LOC109704573 gene encoding general transcription factor IIE subunit 2-like isoform X1 — protein: MSITFEVTRKLVYPNTMALQESLNKFKQQQEKCQSTLTSIAARSASSKAPQTQRTVSPMNAPSVSTKVPTPAKFSNDTERLQHINNIRKSPVGAQIKRVIDILRETRLAYTPEQINDACYVDIMGNKAVFDSLRNNPKVNYDGKRFSFKAKHDLKGKDDLLHLIRKFPEGLPVVDVKDAYPSVMEDLQILKTQGQVWLLSNMDSQEDIVYPNDPKVALKVDDELKLLFRSIELPRDMVDIEKELQKNGMKPATNTAQRRAMAQVHGITSKPKPKKRREISRRTKLTNAHLPELFQTLNVPDS